One segment of Ignavibacteria bacterium DNA contains the following:
- a CDS encoding alpha/beta fold hydrolase: protein MIRRAAVLLAGALLISSCASVPSRIASLKSCPNVAPVTTMKVPYPIILLHGLGQKADVWHGSATQYFSKDLGLSYGGDLRVDSNGQLNTASPRGGDADFYTVAFSDPHDSVNAWRDELDLCIQHVLKQTGADRVILVGYSMGGLAARAYLVKRFTDHHVKRLITIGTPHLGSPYARIWSWKTEMEQCVREQNIVIAQPCKAALAAIQGAEGDVPFNAPAVRDLRRPEDGGEFLRRLSKYAHPLDVEYVSVIGDVDVLDEVKNLREGAVQELLRKVLSVGGGSFAELFEAGDGVVSTKSQDIMNIEYFTVDRSRRRAARVVNVGSVHVDHLAKSSDVQRMVLEDKAEFKGASVCLVNGEPTLLVDVADHIPALCEVSVDIVGVQTPRKVSRRGSAVLCRTQDGIVARFFVPLTGVPLDGAEPYSLKITITNTFGYTTTSSIAW, encoded by the coding sequence ATGATCCGTCGCGCTGCTGTCCTACTCGCCGGCGCCCTTCTGATCTCATCCTGCGCGTCGGTTCCTTCGCGTATCGCATCACTGAAGTCGTGCCCTAACGTAGCACCCGTCACCACGATGAAGGTGCCGTATCCGATCATCCTTTTGCATGGACTCGGACAGAAGGCCGATGTGTGGCATGGAAGTGCAACGCAGTACTTCTCCAAGGATCTTGGCCTTTCCTACGGAGGTGATCTCCGCGTTGATAGCAACGGGCAATTGAACACGGCATCACCACGTGGTGGTGATGCAGACTTTTATACCGTTGCATTCTCTGACCCTCATGACTCTGTAAACGCATGGAGAGATGAACTGGATCTGTGCATTCAACATGTGTTGAAGCAAACTGGAGCTGATCGTGTGATCCTCGTTGGCTATAGCATGGGAGGGCTGGCGGCTCGCGCCTACCTTGTGAAGAGATTCACAGACCATCATGTGAAACGACTCATCACGATAGGAACGCCCCATCTCGGGTCTCCCTACGCCCGCATCTGGTCATGGAAGACCGAGATGGAGCAATGTGTTCGTGAACAGAACATCGTCATCGCTCAGCCGTGCAAGGCAGCTCTTGCAGCTATTCAAGGGGCTGAGGGTGATGTACCCTTCAACGCGCCGGCAGTGAGAGATCTCCGACGTCCCGAAGATGGTGGCGAGTTCTTACGAAGACTATCGAAGTATGCTCACCCGCTCGATGTGGAATATGTGAGCGTGATCGGAGACGTAGATGTTCTTGACGAGGTGAAAAATCTCAGAGAAGGTGCTGTTCAAGAGTTGCTTCGCAAGGTTCTCTCTGTTGGAGGTGGGTCCTTTGCAGAACTGTTTGAAGCCGGAGACGGTGTTGTGAGCACGAAGAGTCAGGACATCATGAACATAGAGTACTTCACCGTGGACAGATCGCGTCGGCGCGCCGCTCGCGTTGTGAACGTTGGAAGCGTTCATGTTGATCATCTTGCAAAAAGCTCTGATGTTCAACGTATGGTTCTGGAAGACAAGGCTGAGTTCAAAGGGGCTTCTGTCTGTCTCGTCAACGGAGAACCTACGCTTCTCGTAGACGTTGCAGACCATATCCCTGCCCTCTGTGAGGTGTCGGTTGATATTGTTGGTGTACAAACACCACGCAAGGTATCAAGGCGTGGAAGCGCAGTACTCTGCAGAACGCAGGACGGCATTGTTGCTAGATTCTTCGTCCCGCTCACAGGCGTTCCGTTGGACGGCGCCGAACCCTATTCATTGAAGATCACCATCACCAATACGTTTGGGTATACAACCACGTCTTCCATTGCCTGGTAA
- the lpxB gene encoding lipid-A-disaccharide synthase: MPPDPNRPTRIFITAGDPSGDAHAARLMAEIRKRIPDVVFEGFGGPAMELEGLRSLAHIRDLAVTGFWEVAKRYRFFRDLMKRCERAIERSRPVLFIPVDYPGFNLRLAAKVRSHRLRVAWYIAPQLWAWGEKRAKDLAAAVDRLLVVFPFEVEFFSRHGIRAEYVGHPLSESIDPVYAPTRSATEVLLMPGSRKQEVLHHSPLLAETINRLQRTRPDLTFVVAQARNVDLQALKPLIDVGATISTNAERSMATATAGLIKAGTSTLEAAMRGLPFATYYRTSMLTYEVSKRLVNVTSVTMMNLLLNRPVIHEYIQGDATAKNLELEVIDLVSNVDRRMELTQAMNEVRSLLSGGGASANAATIIAEMVNR, encoded by the coding sequence ATGCCACCCGACCCAAACAGACCTACCAGAATCTTCATCACCGCCGGCGATCCCTCGGGGGATGCCCATGCTGCGCGGCTGATGGCCGAGATCCGAAAACGCATCCCAGATGTGGTTTTTGAGGGTTTTGGAGGCCCTGCGATGGAGCTGGAGGGTTTGCGTTCGTTAGCACATATCCGAGATCTGGCGGTAACAGGGTTCTGGGAGGTAGCGAAGCGCTATCGGTTCTTCCGCGACCTCATGAAGCGTTGTGAACGAGCAATTGAAAGATCTCGACCTGTTCTTTTTATCCCGGTGGATTATCCTGGCTTCAATCTGCGCCTTGCGGCCAAGGTTCGCAGCCATAGGCTTCGAGTAGCATGGTATATCGCGCCGCAATTGTGGGCCTGGGGCGAAAAACGCGCCAAGGACCTGGCGGCGGCCGTCGATCGTCTGCTTGTTGTGTTCCCGTTTGAAGTTGAGTTCTTCTCCCGACACGGCATACGTGCGGAATACGTTGGACACCCATTGTCAGAGTCGATCGATCCGGTCTATGCTCCCACGAGATCGGCAACAGAGGTCTTGCTGATGCCTGGGTCGAGGAAACAAGAAGTGCTTCATCACAGTCCGCTTCTTGCCGAAACCATCAATAGGCTTCAACGCACGCGGCCCGACCTCACGTTCGTTGTTGCACAAGCTCGCAACGTAGACCTACAAGCCCTTAAGCCCCTTATTGATGTGGGAGCAACGATTTCCACGAATGCGGAGCGATCAATGGCCACGGCAACTGCGGGACTTATCAAGGCAGGCACGTCTACACTGGAAGCAGCGATGAGGGGGCTACCCTTCGCTACCTATTATCGCACGTCCATGCTGACGTATGAAGTAAGTAAGCGCCTCGTGAATGTCACCTCTGTAACGATGATGAATCTGCTCCTGAACAGGCCCGTGATCCATGAGTACATCCAAGGTGATGCCACCGCAAAAAACCTGGAACTGGAAGTGATCGATCTCGTGTCGAATGTTGACCGCCGTATGGAGCTCACTCAGGCGATGAATGAGGTGCGTTCGCTGTTATCTGGGGGCGGAGCCAGTGCGAATGCCGCTACGATCATTGCCGAAATGGTGAACCGATGA
- a CDS encoding lysophospholipid acyltransferase family protein has protein sequence MKSRVASVAIRALARTWSMHVEGRFPTGPCIVAFWHGEMLPVWFAFRALRPVALVSPSTDGAILADLLTDWGYTVVKGSSSRGGKEALQIMVEQAANSVVLITPDGPRGPAHVAKPGAVIAAHRAGVPLVLVRMRATRTKVFERSWDRFQLPLPFAQITLHVSAPIEVPSFLTREEIDGVIADVTEHLHRLGSVTC, from the coding sequence ATGAAGTCGCGTGTTGCCTCGGTAGCCATCAGAGCGCTTGCTCGAACCTGGTCTATGCATGTCGAAGGCAGGTTCCCAACCGGACCATGCATTGTAGCGTTCTGGCATGGTGAGATGCTGCCGGTGTGGTTCGCATTCCGCGCGTTACGTCCGGTAGCGCTCGTAAGTCCAAGTACCGATGGAGCCATCCTTGCAGACCTGCTCACCGATTGGGGATACACCGTGGTGAAGGGCTCATCTTCTCGAGGCGGGAAGGAGGCCCTGCAGATCATGGTAGAACAGGCTGCCAATAGCGTTGTCCTCATCACACCGGATGGTCCGCGCGGTCCGGCCCATGTTGCAAAGCCCGGTGCCGTTATCGCTGCACATCGTGCCGGCGTGCCTCTCGTCCTCGTGCGGATGCGTGCAACACGAACAAAGGTCTTTGAGCGATCCTGGGACAGATTCCAACTTCCTCTTCCCTTCGCACAGATCACGCTTCATGTGTCGGCACCGATCGAAGTTCCGTCCTTCCTCACACGTGAGGAGATCGACGGGGTGATCGCTGATGTCACCGAACATCTGCATCGCTTGGGAAGTGTAACATGCTGA
- the lpxK gene encoding tetraacyldisaccharide 4'-kinase — MLTLLSKVYCAVVARRNAGYDAQRRPIAHVSVPVISVGNISVGGTGKTPVVQAVVRQLQTLGLHPAIVMRGYRRSSTGLLVVHDGTSTRASVAEAGDEAYLHAVSLGVPVVVSKDKVEAATYAATTMPCDVIVVDDGFQHRALHRDLDVVLVDRQTLTGSLLPSGRLREPLASLSRADVVLCMGDVDPVEVLPYKQSSALALSCAVEARSARSIANESVELDPGAEVVAVVGIARPERFLRTLEQLGYRVAEQVVFPDHHRYTNKDVDRLCSVAESRKAVLVTTEKDLVKLRPYMFVNGAQRVPMYVVSIHAILRDDAFSALLKQRTTR; from the coding sequence ATGCTGACACTGCTCTCAAAGGTCTATTGCGCCGTTGTTGCTCGACGCAATGCCGGCTATGATGCACAACGCAGACCTATCGCGCACGTAAGTGTCCCGGTGATCAGCGTTGGGAATATCTCCGTTGGCGGAACCGGTAAGACCCCTGTGGTGCAAGCCGTTGTACGCCAGCTTCAAACTCTCGGACTTCATCCGGCGATCGTCATGCGCGGATATCGAAGATCTTCAACGGGGCTCCTTGTTGTTCATGACGGAACCTCTACTCGTGCATCGGTTGCCGAGGCCGGAGACGAAGCCTATCTCCATGCCGTTTCGCTTGGCGTACCGGTTGTTGTCAGCAAGGACAAGGTCGAAGCGGCTACCTACGCCGCCACCACTATGCCATGTGATGTGATCGTTGTTGATGATGGCTTTCAACATCGAGCGTTGCATCGCGATCTCGATGTTGTGCTTGTAGACCGACAGACCTTGACTGGTTCGCTTCTACCGTCAGGACGACTGCGCGAACCGCTTGCGTCTCTCTCAAGAGCAGATGTGGTGTTGTGTATGGGTGATGTTGATCCCGTTGAAGTGTTGCCCTACAAACAGAGCAGTGCACTCGCACTCTCATGTGCGGTTGAGGCACGCTCGGCAAGGTCGATCGCGAACGAATCGGTTGAGCTTGATCCTGGCGCAGAGGTTGTTGCCGTTGTCGGAATAGCCAGACCAGAGCGATTTCTTCGAACTCTCGAACAACTCGGATATCGTGTTGCGGAACAGGTGGTCTTCCCGGATCATCACCGATACACGAACAAGGACGTGGATCGTCTTTGCTCCGTAGCCGAATCACGGAAAGCCGTTCTTGTTACCACTGAAAAAGACCTTGTGAAACTTCGCCCGTACATGTTCGTTAACGGCGCCCAACGAGTGCCGATGTATGTGGTTTCGATACATGCCATTCTTCGGGACGATGCGTTCAGCGCATTGCTCAAACAAAGGACAACACGATGA
- a CDS encoding gamma-glutamyl-gamma-aminobutyrate hydrolase family protein yields MTIAISKASGAANYEKYGQWIRAVDPDITVIDLHGMSAEDAVAQLRTCDGLILSGGPDVDPVRYNEPEKKSVCGPIDDVRDALEFALVEEAREQRMPVLGICRGAQLLNVAYGGTLVADIPSVRPSDVEHRQLDGVDAKHSVHAEPGSILRRIAGVLDSDVNSAHHQAVEKLAAVFTPSALSPDGIVEAFEWGDATMGGKPFLLAVQWHPERMNYDEPLSLNIARHFLHEADAYSVLIRR; encoded by the coding sequence ATGACGATCGCGATCTCCAAGGCATCCGGTGCCGCGAATTATGAAAAGTATGGTCAGTGGATTCGTGCTGTTGATCCCGATATCACGGTCATCGATCTCCATGGAATGTCTGCGGAAGACGCAGTGGCACAACTCCGGACGTGTGACGGGCTCATACTCAGTGGTGGACCAGACGTTGACCCGGTTCGATACAATGAACCGGAGAAGAAGTCGGTCTGCGGTCCGATCGATGATGTCCGAGACGCATTGGAGTTCGCGTTGGTTGAAGAAGCCCGCGAGCAGCGTATGCCGGTGTTGGGTATCTGCAGAGGTGCCCAGCTTCTGAATGTTGCCTACGGTGGCACACTCGTAGCGGACATTCCAAGTGTTCGTCCGAGCGACGTAGAACATCGTCAGCTCGACGGAGTTGACGCGAAACACAGCGTGCATGCAGAACCCGGCTCGATCCTTCGTCGGATCGCCGGCGTCCTCGACTCCGACGTGAACTCTGCACACCACCAGGCCGTTGAAAAGCTCGCTGCGGTCTTCACCCCGTCAGCACTCTCGCCGGATGGAATAGTGGAAGCGTTTGAATGGGGCGATGCAACGATGGGCGGAAAGCCCTTTCTTCTTGCTGTGCAGTGGCATCCGGAGCGTATGAACTATGATGAGCCCCTTTCGCTCAACATTGCGCGACATTTTCTTCACGAGGCCGATGCGTATTCGGTCCTGATCAGACGGTAA
- a CDS encoding NAD(P)/FAD-dependent oxidoreductase: protein MPTGGRRRVVIVGGGFGGLSAAKALMNSDVDVTLIDKTNHHLFQPLLYQVATAALSPGDVAQPIRSILRSSRNLHVVMTTVTNIDTQRKEVITTDGAYQYDSLILAPGARHSYFGHEEWEQNAPGLKDLSDALLIRERILRTFEEAEHHAATVVARTMLTFVVVGGGPTGVELAGAIAEISLRTMLPDFPRLKRSDVRVILVEGGPRILSSFSESHSIKAVKMLQRLGVEVMCDSAVSDVSDHGVMVGNEFIASRNVIWAAGNKASQLLETLDVELDRAGRVLVNPDCSVPLLSDVFVIGDGAHFNTLNGPLPGVAQVAMQQGVYVAKLIKKNIPREGRAPFHYRDYGTMATIGRAKAVAHVFGIRSSGLIAWLMWAVIHVMQLISFRNRLKVMVEWMWYYISFQPGARLIIDRDEVSPAGSTQPKIDLKQR from the coding sequence ATGCCTACTGGTGGACGACGCAGAGTGGTGATCGTAGGGGGCGGGTTTGGCGGACTCAGTGCTGCAAAAGCCCTCATGAACTCCGATGTGGACGTAACCCTCATCGATAAGACCAATCACCACCTCTTTCAACCGTTGCTGTATCAAGTAGCAACGGCGGCACTCTCTCCCGGAGACGTTGCTCAACCTATTCGAAGCATTCTTCGCTCGTCGCGGAACCTCCATGTTGTGATGACCACGGTCACCAACATTGATACCCAACGCAAGGAGGTGATCACCACCGACGGCGCCTACCAATACGATTCATTGATCCTTGCGCCGGGAGCGCGACACTCCTACTTCGGCCATGAAGAATGGGAACAGAATGCTCCCGGACTCAAGGACCTCTCCGATGCTTTGCTCATCCGTGAGCGTATCCTTCGCACGTTCGAAGAAGCCGAACACCATGCCGCCACGGTTGTAGCCCGAACGATGCTCACCTTCGTTGTTGTAGGGGGCGGACCAACCGGTGTTGAATTGGCCGGGGCCATCGCTGAGATCTCTCTTCGTACGATGCTTCCGGACTTCCCTCGACTCAAACGAAGCGATGTACGTGTGATCTTGGTAGAGGGCGGACCACGCATTCTCTCATCGTTCAGCGAATCTCATTCTATCAAGGCCGTGAAGATGCTTCAACGTCTTGGCGTTGAGGTGATGTGTGATTCTGCTGTATCTGATGTGAGCGATCATGGTGTAATGGTTGGGAATGAGTTCATCGCCAGCAGAAACGTGATCTGGGCGGCCGGGAATAAGGCCTCGCAGTTGCTGGAGACGCTCGATGTTGAGCTCGATCGTGCAGGACGTGTCCTTGTGAATCCCGACTGCAGTGTGCCGCTTCTTTCGGATGTCTTTGTGATCGGTGATGGGGCACATTTCAACACACTGAATGGTCCGCTTCCGGGTGTGGCGCAAGTGGCCATGCAACAAGGTGTCTACGTAGCCAAGTTGATCAAAAAGAACATTCCTCGCGAGGGGAGAGCCCCCTTCCACTATCGCGATTATGGGACAATGGCTACGATCGGCCGAGCCAAGGCTGTTGCCCATGTTTTTGGGATCCGCTCATCGGGACTTATCGCATGGTTGATGTGGGCGGTGATCCATGTGATGCAGCTCATCAGCTTCCGCAATAGACTCAAGGTGATGGTTGAGTGGATGTGGTACTACATCTCATTCCAGCCGGGAGCCAGACTCATCATCGACCGCGATGAAGTCTCGCCTGCCGGAAGCACGCAACCGAAGATCGACCTGAAACAACGCTGA